A genomic region of Chryseobacterium sp. KACC 21268 contains the following coding sequences:
- a CDS encoding 1-acyl-sn-glycerol-3-phosphate acyltransferase: MSKFDEIRPFYDDEVNVALQSVAKHPMMKALMSFTFPNKDEDFWIDEFKNVHSINDFQSQFISQTVLQILERSSEGLTTSGFDQLDKNQSYLFISNHRDIVLDTSLLNLALLNGGFVMTSSAIGDNLVKKPFLHVLAKLNRNFLVQRGISIREQLSSSKTLSEYIYNLLINENRSVWMAQREGRAKDGNDFTQQGVLKMLAMSAEDQSLTDFFKTLKIVPLSISYEYDPTDSLKMPQLMAKSRNEVYVKDHNEDFTTMLSGVLGQKKRIHLHAGKVLNTELDNIANEFDNKNKQLQAIAQIIDDSIIQNYKLWPTKYIAYDLLHKTDQFAHRYTEEEKQLFIRRLEMRIDSFDSALKESFLAMYANPVINKMKYQQDLSS; the protein is encoded by the coding sequence ATGTCGAAGTTTGATGAGATAAGACCATTTTATGATGATGAAGTAAATGTTGCGCTGCAGAGTGTAGCAAAGCATCCTATGATGAAGGCTTTGATGAGTTTCACATTTCCTAATAAGGATGAGGATTTTTGGATTGATGAATTCAAGAATGTTCATTCTATTAATGATTTTCAAAGTCAGTTTATTTCTCAGACCGTACTTCAGATTCTGGAAAGAAGTTCGGAGGGTTTAACGACTTCAGGATTCGATCAACTGGATAAAAATCAGTCCTATCTTTTCATTTCCAATCACCGAGACATTGTGCTTGATACTTCACTATTGAATTTGGCATTGTTGAATGGAGGTTTTGTAATGACGTCATCGGCCATTGGTGATAATCTGGTCAAAAAACCTTTTCTCCACGTCCTTGCAAAACTGAACCGTAATTTTTTGGTCCAAAGAGGGATTTCAATTCGCGAACAACTTAGCAGTTCCAAAACATTGTCAGAATATATTTATAATCTTCTAATCAATGAAAACCGCTCCGTCTGGATGGCACAGCGTGAGGGAAGAGCCAAAGATGGCAATGATTTTACGCAGCAAGGCGTCTTGAAAATGCTGGCAATGTCTGCAGAAGATCAATCTCTGACTGACTTTTTCAAAACATTGAAAATTGTTCCATTATCCATCTCTTACGAATACGATCCTACAGATTCCTTGAAAATGCCGCAGCTGATGGCAAAATCTAGAAATGAAGTATATGTTAAAGATCATAACGAAGATTTCACAACGATGCTCAGCGGCGTTTTGGGACAGAAAAAACGGATCCACCTCCACGCCGGAAAAGTGTTGAACACAGAACTGGACAACATCGCCAACGAGTTTGATAACAAGAACAAACAACTTCAGGCCATCGCACAGATCATCGATGACTCGATTATCCAGAATTATAAACTTTGGCCAACCAAGTATATTGCGTACGATCTGCTTCACAAGACCGATCAATTTGCTCACCGTTACACAGAAGAAGAAAAACAACTGTTCATCAGAAGACTGGAGATGCGAATTGACAGTTTTGATTCTGCCCTGAAAGAGAGTTTTCTAGCGATGTACGCAAATCCAGTGATCAACAAGATGAAGTATCAGCAAGATCTTTCGTCTTAA
- a CDS encoding ATP-binding protein: MNSPDLIQPEQLLSILFKSPNATAIYTGDEITIISANEAMLNFWGKDRKVVGKNFTDALPELSGQPFFDILQNVWRSGETYLAKDYPAVLDVDGELQYYYFDFEYKAITDENGKTKYILHTAFEVSDRMAARKLVIEKAKAEEKLTKDLGEINEEYQITNEELLNINAKLENVNKELIHYKNQLEELNHNLVESETRFKSLVKHSPVAMASLKGKDFEIDVVNDAILEIWGKDRSVIGLPLATALPEIKEQNFLNILTDVYNSGKSFYGKEHRTVLSINDQSVERYLNFVYKPISDATGKSYAILIVAIDVTDQVNSRESVNEINTRLQIAMDASSLGSTEVNVATGIMQSTDQFKRNYGFSPEEDFTYADLFEAMLPEHHERVKGLVQEAMRTNGIYKTEYPIKWRDGSLHWIEAHGRPRYNKEGVADRMVGMTADITEKKMFEQRKDDFLSIASHELKTPLTILKASIQLLDRLKDKPFSATHSKLIDQSSKSVETMVVLIDELLNMRRMNEDQLKLEKTKFNLFNMLSNSCNHVRMEGKYNITVQGDKSIEVYADENRIDQVVINFVNNAVKYAAHSNQIQIIIESLNDEVKVSVKDFGDGIDAEILPHLFDRYYRADHSGKTYSGLGLGLYICAEIIKKHDGNIGAKSTIGEGSTFWFTLPE, translated from the coding sequence ATGAACTCTCCCGACCTCATCCAGCCCGAGCAGTTACTTAGTATACTTTTCAAATCTCCGAATGCGACAGCAATTTACACTGGCGACGAGATTACGATAATAAGTGCCAATGAAGCCATGCTGAACTTTTGGGGAAAAGACAGAAAAGTCGTAGGGAAAAATTTCACAGATGCACTTCCGGAACTCTCCGGTCAGCCATTTTTCGATATTCTGCAGAATGTTTGGCGCTCTGGCGAGACCTATCTGGCAAAGGATTATCCTGCTGTACTTGATGTGGACGGCGAACTTCAATATTATTATTTCGATTTTGAGTATAAAGCCATTACTGATGAAAATGGTAAAACGAAATATATTCTGCACACGGCCTTCGAAGTATCCGACAGGATGGCTGCCAGAAAACTGGTCATAGAAAAGGCAAAAGCCGAAGAAAAACTCACAAAAGATCTGGGGGAAATAAATGAAGAATATCAGATCACCAATGAGGAACTTTTAAACATCAATGCTAAGCTGGAAAATGTCAACAAAGAACTTATCCATTATAAAAATCAGCTTGAGGAGCTCAATCATAATTTAGTTGAAAGTGAAACCCGCTTCAAATCTTTGGTAAAACATTCTCCTGTGGCAATGGCATCTTTGAAAGGAAAAGATTTTGAAATCGATGTAGTCAATGATGCGATCTTGGAAATCTGGGGAAAGGACAGATCGGTGATTGGTTTGCCTCTCGCTACCGCATTACCTGAAATAAAAGAGCAAAATTTCCTTAATATTCTCACAGACGTCTATAACAGTGGGAAATCTTTTTATGGTAAAGAACACAGAACTGTGCTTTCTATTAATGATCAGTCGGTTGAACGCTATCTCAACTTTGTTTACAAACCCATAAGCGATGCGACGGGAAAAAGTTATGCTATTCTCATCGTAGCTATCGATGTTACAGATCAGGTCAACTCCAGAGAATCTGTGAATGAGATTAATACAAGATTGCAAATCGCAATGGATGCCAGCAGCCTGGGTTCTACCGAAGTGAATGTTGCAACTGGTATTATGCAGAGTACAGATCAGTTCAAGCGCAATTATGGTTTTTCTCCAGAAGAAGATTTTACCTATGCTGATCTTTTTGAAGCAATGCTTCCAGAACATCACGAGAGGGTTAAAGGATTGGTGCAAGAAGCTATGAGAACGAATGGTATTTATAAAACAGAATATCCCATCAAATGGCGAGACGGCTCTCTGCACTGGATTGAAGCGCACGGCCGGCCAAGATACAATAAAGAAGGTGTGGCAGACCGAATGGTAGGAATGACTGCAGACATTACCGAAAAGAAAATGTTTGAACAGCGCAAGGATGACTTCCTAAGCATCGCCAGTCACGAACTGAAAACACCTCTTACGATTTTAAAAGCATCAATCCAATTATTAGACAGGCTGAAGGACAAACCATTTTCTGCGACACACAGCAAACTCATAGATCAATCTTCTAAAAGTGTGGAAACAATGGTTGTTTTAATTGATGAACTTCTTAATATGAGAAGAATGAATGAAGATCAGCTTAAGCTTGAGAAAACAAAGTTTAATCTTTTCAATATGTTGTCCAACAGTTGCAATCACGTGAGAATGGAGGGCAAATATAATATCACTGTCCAGGGCGACAAAAGTATTGAAGTGTATGCAGACGAAAACAGAATTGACCAGGTGGTGATCAATTTTGTGAACAATGCCGTAAAATACGCCGCTCATTCCAATCAAATCCAGATCATCATCGAATCTTTGAATGATGAAGTAAAAGTTTCTGTGAAGGATTTCGGAGATGGAATTGATGCTGAAATTTTGCCTCATCTTTTCGACCGTTACTACAGGGCAGATCATTCGGGAAAAACATATTCCGGACTTGGATTAGGACTTTACATCTGTGCAGAAATTATCAAAAAACATGATGGAAATATAGGCGCAAAAAGTACAATCGGTGAAGGAAGTACTTTTTGGTTTACATTGCCTGAATAA
- a CDS encoding BamA/TamA family outer membrane protein, whose product MKSRFPIHFKPVIALSSIAIISSCSNTKFLKDGQMLYTGAEVKIENDSIPKKQRKALKAELEENLTPKPNSSFLGLRPKLYAYNIAKEPKKEKGFNYWLKYKFGEKPVLLGDVDKEFNKDILVNYSENKGYFNAQAKYDTVSKNKKAQVIYTVRPGNQYLISQVKFQEDSTLVNQEIQNLKDKSLLKVGNPFDLGVIKAERERIDNGLKEKGFYYFHPDNIIVQADSTVAKNHKVELNVKLKEQTPDLATQQFSIDKVVVFPNYNIRDVKDGKYTVPMNADSLSKYAYEDIYVIDPDHKFKPRIFDRALYFKKGDVYNRKDHNLTLSRLISLGVFKFVKNEFVVSDSLNHKFDAYYLLTPRQIQSLRLETLGRTNSANYGGGEVNLNWTHRNFFRGAEQFKAAVYGAFDVQLGGPKDANNIIRVGANTQLSIPRIVAPFRFNSSSAFVPRTNINLGYEYQSRTELYTLHNFNASFGYVWKENVRKEHDLKVIDITMVAPQTITDKYRQQINGDPENGIPANPTLQRVVDKQLIFGPTYTYTYTNTTSPKTNTIYYRGMLDLAGNITGLVTGANAKKGDQKNIFGVPFSQYAKMEHDFRFYHKFNEKTNFASRIIAGIAYPYGNSEFVPYSRQFFVGGSNSIRAFRARTLGPGSYDPRVQNASFYFDQSGDIKLEMNAEYRANIYKFLNVAAFVDAGNIWLVNDDINEQGVNTRPGGKFSKDFLSEVAVGAGVGLRLDFSILVLRLDLAMPLKVPYYEKGDRWVLDRVKFGDSAWRKDNLILNIAIGYPF is encoded by the coding sequence ATGAAGAGCCGATTTCCAATCCATTTTAAGCCAGTCATTGCCTTGTCGTCCATCGCGATCATCTCATCTTGCAGCAATACCAAATTTCTGAAAGATGGACAAATGCTTTACACAGGCGCCGAAGTTAAGATCGAAAACGACAGCATTCCGAAGAAGCAAAGGAAAGCTTTAAAGGCTGAACTCGAAGAAAATCTGACGCCAAAACCCAACTCAAGTTTTCTTGGTCTGAGACCAAAATTATATGCGTACAATATTGCCAAAGAACCTAAGAAGGAGAAAGGATTCAACTATTGGTTGAAGTATAAATTTGGTGAAAAACCTGTCTTGTTGGGCGATGTCGATAAGGAATTCAACAAAGATATCTTGGTCAATTATTCTGAGAACAAAGGCTATTTCAATGCGCAAGCGAAGTACGACACGGTTTCGAAGAATAAAAAAGCACAGGTCATTTACACGGTAAGACCTGGAAATCAGTATTTGATCAGTCAGGTCAAATTCCAGGAAGATTCGACTTTGGTCAATCAGGAAATTCAAAATTTGAAAGACAAATCTCTTTTGAAAGTCGGAAATCCATTTGATCTCGGCGTCATCAAAGCCGAACGGGAAAGGATCGACAATGGACTAAAGGAGAAAGGTTTCTACTATTTTCATCCAGATAATATCATCGTCCAGGCAGACAGCACCGTGGCAAAAAATCACAAGGTGGAACTGAATGTCAAACTGAAAGAACAAACGCCAGACCTTGCAACGCAGCAATTTTCCATTGATAAAGTGGTGGTTTTCCCCAATTACAACATTCGTGATGTGAAAGACGGCAAATACACTGTTCCGATGAACGCAGATTCCCTTTCCAAATATGCTTACGAAGATATCTACGTGATCGACCCGGATCATAAATTCAAACCAAGGATCTTTGACCGCGCTTTGTACTTTAAAAAAGGCGATGTCTACAATCGTAAAGACCACAACTTGACTTTGAGCAGATTGATCAGTTTAGGCGTTTTCAAATTTGTGAAAAATGAATTTGTCGTTTCAGATTCTTTGAATCATAAATTCGATGCCTATTACTTATTGACACCAAGACAGATCCAGTCGTTGCGTTTGGAAACTTTGGGACGAACCAACTCGGCCAATTATGGTGGAGGCGAGGTGAACCTGAACTGGACGCACAGAAACTTCTTCCGAGGCGCTGAGCAGTTCAAAGCGGCTGTATATGGTGCTTTCGATGTTCAGTTGGGTGGACCAAAAGATGCGAACAACATCATCCGAGTTGGGGCGAACACCCAACTTTCCATTCCGAGAATTGTGGCGCCTTTTAGATTTAATTCTTCCAGTGCATTCGTTCCTAGGACCAACATCAACCTTGGATATGAATATCAAAGCCGTACGGAATTGTACACGCTTCACAACTTCAATGCGTCATTTGGTTACGTTTGGAAAGAGAACGTCAGAAAAGAACACGATCTGAAGGTCATTGATATCACGATGGTCGCGCCTCAAACGATAACCGATAAATACCGCCAACAAATCAACGGAGACCCTGAAAATGGAATTCCTGCGAATCCAACTTTACAAAGGGTAGTGGACAAACAATTGATCTTTGGACCAACTTACACTTATACTTATACCAATACAACTTCGCCAAAGACCAACACGATCTATTACCGTGGAATGTTGGATCTGGCAGGAAATATCACTGGACTTGTAACCGGAGCGAATGCGAAAAAAGGTGATCAGAAAAATATTTTCGGCGTTCCATTCAGTCAATATGCGAAGATGGAACACGATTTCAGGTTCTATCATAAGTTCAATGAGAAGACAAATTTTGCTTCCCGAATCATTGCCGGAATTGCCTATCCATATGGAAACTCAGAGTTTGTGCCTTACTCCAGACAGTTCTTTGTCGGCGGAAGTAATAGTATTCGAGCTTTCCGAGCCAGAACGTTAGGACCGGGAAGTTATGATCCGAGAGTTCAGAATGCAAGTTTCTACTTTGACCAGTCAGGTGACATCAAACTAGAAATGAATGCAGAATACAGAGCCAATATCTACAAATTCCTAAATGTAGCGGCCTTCGTAGATGCAGGAAATATCTGGTTGGTGAATGATGATATCAATGAACAAGGCGTCAATACCAGACCTGGCGGAAAATTCTCCAAAGATTTCTTGAGTGAAGTAGCAGTCGGCGCTGGAGTCGGTTTGCGATTGGATTTCTCGATCTTGGTTTTGAGATTGGATCTTGCAATGCCTTTGAAGGTTCCTTACTACGAAAAAGGTGACCGTTGGGTGCTGGATAGAGTGAAATTCGGAGATAGCGCTTGGAGAAAGGATAATTTGATATTGAATATTGCGATCGGCTATCCTTTTTAA
- a CDS encoding translocation/assembly module TamB: protein MKKLNKGKLFRRFIRTIIAIVVFFVLLIFSLRLPFVQNLIKDKLIVYLEGKIKTKVSLEKVYIGFPHSLVIENLYLKGQKVDTLLAVRKFDVGLDMWQLIKSKADLTSIDLEGVRANVVRDPQGKFNFDYIMDAFATSEKEESPSKPFIISLDKINLKDIGVTFNDQQSKNDIKVYFNSFDTRVKTFDLQNNKYAVNDINLDGLKLKLKQDLIEEVSKNVEEKVDSLNQKKPMQLGLSGIKLTNFNIDYGDDNSKTFAKVLFKELSTKVNNLDLQNNAYDVGNVYLTGANINANLFLPTSNANPKEETSEVSKSTTQEKAMKVLLGKLIFNDVKVAYNNTAVAPTKTGMDFNHLNFGKLNVDVRNFKMENNGFAGSVKSAEIQEARGLDIQKFNTDFVYSDKEAYLKDLYLQTSKTILRDEVVLNYNSIEQLSANPGAVNISANIKDSKIGFADILNLVPTLRNTAPFNKYPNAILSVNANVKGLVNDLLINELRVSGLDQLRVNASGRIRNAMNPDNLYYDLKIGELASSGRTIFNLVPKGTIPSNISLPSHFSIKGFAKGTTKVVNTNLSLYSTLGNAGIKAQVDMRRKNRELYDVKANLQNLQIGKIIQNKDLGAITAQISAKGESFDFKNANANIVGNVQSATYKDYRYQNMNLVGKINRGAYNIVLNSKDPNANLQLTASGVYDDKNPTVKVNGNINKLDLNKLGFYSSPMILAGAIDGDFKSLDPDNLNGYLNLKNFAISDTKEVYPIQEVNLLAVSTADSTQIKFNSQIADVELNGKYKLTQIFGALSQTMNQYYQFQKPGKAAKIDAGQYFTVNATIKNDDLIRKFVPELKSFETINITGNYNADSQKIELDAKIPQVLYGTNSLENTNLKITNENQALQYNLDVAALKSESFALNKVNINGDVADNIINYNITTKDDKDATQFLIAGNAKSMNDITEISLNPNGLKLNYMDWAVADGNKIQIGSQGIFADNFRLSNSGSEILVQSENTSPNSPLNVTLKDFKIETITEIIKKDSLLAKGTINGTAQLRDLNKKMNFNADINVSDLFVYGSPVGNLALKANNTSADVINADIALSGNENDVKITGNYNTAASSFDLNLAMNQLQMKTLQGFSMNAITNTEGYLSGDLKITGTTTEPKILGDVKMNNVGLMIAQTGSDFRKINDKIAFTNRGIEFDDFKINDKDGNSLKIDGQVLTQTYRDFAFNLDINAKDFKVVNSEKSNDALMYGILSIDAALKVRGNLDLPKVDGRLAVSDDTDFTFVLPQSSPSLQERDGIVEFIDQDQIALNKTIVTDSLAAKNQIKGMDVSVNIEVSKEAKMSVVIDKANGDFVKLQGEAELTGGIDPSGKTTLVGVYEVEQGSYDMTVSLLKRKFEIQKGSTITWTGEPTAATLDITAVYKTQTAPLDLVEQQISGESAAMLNQYKQRMEFNTLLQMKGELLKPVITFDITTDEKNNSISSNVKDVVDQKLAQLRTEENEMNKQVFALLLLNRFIGENPFENSAGLSTETLARQSVSKILSQQLNNLASDLIKGVDLNFDLESSEDYSTGAQNTRTDLNVGLSKKLLNDRLKVSVGSNFGLEGDARQNENTTNIAGDVTIDYSLSRDGRYMLRAYRKNEYQVALQGQIVETGVGFIITLDYDKFREIFQSSKREKRKLERQKNNNQVVDFK from the coding sequence TTGAAAAAACTCAATAAAGGAAAACTATTTAGACGTTTCATCAGAACCATCATTGCGATTGTGGTTTTTTTTGTGTTGCTCATATTTAGTTTAAGGCTGCCATTCGTTCAGAATTTAATTAAAGATAAATTGATCGTATACCTCGAAGGTAAGATCAAGACCAAAGTAAGTCTGGAAAAGGTTTATATCGGTTTTCCCCACAGCTTGGTCATCGAAAATCTATACTTGAAAGGTCAAAAAGTAGATACGCTTTTGGCGGTGAGAAAATTTGATGTCGGATTGGATATGTGGCAATTGATCAAATCAAAAGCGGATCTGACTTCAATTGATCTGGAAGGTGTTCGTGCCAATGTGGTGCGTGATCCGCAAGGGAAATTCAACTTTGATTACATAATGGATGCGTTTGCGACTTCGGAAAAAGAGGAAAGTCCATCCAAGCCTTTTATTATTTCTCTTGATAAAATCAATCTAAAAGATATCGGCGTTACATTCAACGACCAACAGTCGAAAAATGACATCAAGGTTTACTTCAATTCATTTGATACACGGGTGAAAACCTTTGATCTTCAAAATAACAAATACGCGGTCAACGATATCAATCTTGATGGTTTGAAATTAAAACTGAAACAAGATCTGATCGAGGAAGTATCCAAAAATGTGGAGGAAAAAGTGGATTCTCTCAATCAGAAAAAACCAATGCAATTGGGCTTGAGCGGAATCAAACTGACGAATTTCAATATCGATTACGGTGACGATAATTCCAAGACTTTTGCGAAGGTTTTGTTTAAAGAATTGAGCACAAAAGTCAACAATCTCGACCTTCAAAATAATGCTTACGATGTTGGAAACGTTTATTTGACGGGCGCAAACATCAACGCCAACTTGTTCCTTCCAACTTCAAACGCCAATCCTAAAGAGGAAACATCTGAAGTTTCAAAAAGTACAACGCAGGAAAAAGCGATGAAAGTTCTTCTCGGAAAGTTGATATTCAATGACGTGAAAGTCGCTTACAACAATACTGCTGTGGCGCCGACCAAAACTGGAATGGATTTCAACCATCTTAATTTTGGAAAACTGAATGTCGACGTTCGTAATTTCAAAATGGAAAACAATGGTTTTGCAGGAAGTGTGAAATCGGCTGAGATCCAGGAAGCGCGAGGTTTGGATATTCAAAAATTCAATACGGATTTTGTGTACTCGGACAAAGAAGCTTACTTGAAAGACCTTTATCTTCAGACTTCTAAAACCATTTTGCGAGACGAGGTTGTCCTTAATTATAATTCTATCGAGCAATTATCAGCCAATCCTGGCGCGGTCAATATCTCTGCAAATATCAAAGATTCCAAAATTGGTTTTGCTGATATTCTGAATTTGGTCCCTACACTTAGAAATACCGCGCCATTCAACAAATATCCAAACGCAATTCTGTCCGTCAATGCCAACGTAAAAGGTTTGGTGAATGACCTTTTGATCAACGAACTGAGAGTTTCTGGTCTGGATCAATTGCGTGTCAATGCATCAGGAAGAATCCGAAATGCGATGAATCCTGACAATTTGTATTACGATTTGAAAATCGGCGAACTGGCTTCATCTGGAAGAACGATCTTCAATTTGGTTCCAAAAGGGACGATTCCGTCCAATATTTCTTTGCCTTCGCATTTCAGCATCAAAGGCTTTGCGAAAGGCACGACGAAAGTTGTGAATACGAATCTTAGTTTGTATTCCACACTCGGAAACGCGGGAATCAAAGCGCAAGTTGATATGCGTAGAAAAAACCGTGAGTTGTACGATGTGAAAGCCAACTTGCAAAATCTACAGATCGGAAAGATCATTCAGAACAAAGATCTCGGTGCAATTACGGCTCAGATCTCTGCGAAAGGAGAAAGTTTTGATTTCAAAAATGCGAATGCGAATATTGTAGGAAACGTGCAATCCGCGACTTACAAAGATTATCGTTATCAAAATATGAATTTGGTCGGCAAGATCAATCGTGGCGCTTACAACATTGTTCTCAATTCCAAAGACCCGAATGCAAACCTTCAATTGACCGCTTCCGGTGTTTACGACGACAAGAATCCAACGGTGAAAGTCAATGGGAATATCAATAAATTAGATTTGAACAAACTTGGTTTTTACAGTTCGCCAATGATTTTGGCTGGCGCAATCGATGGTGATTTCAAAAGCCTTGATCCGGATAATCTGAATGGTTATTTGAATCTGAAAAACTTCGCCATCTCTGATACGAAGGAAGTTTATCCAATTCAGGAAGTGAATTTGTTGGCCGTTTCTACAGCGGATTCAACGCAGATCAAATTCAATTCTCAGATTGCGGATGTGGAACTGAATGGAAAATACAAATTGACCCAAATCTTCGGGGCTTTGTCGCAAACGATGAATCAATATTATCAATTCCAAAAACCAGGAAAGGCAGCGAAAATCGATGCTGGACAATATTTCACGGTCAATGCTACGATCAAAAACGACGACTTGATCAGAAAGTTCGTTCCGGAATTGAAAAGCTTTGAAACCATCAATATCACTGGAAACTACAACGCTGATTCTCAAAAAATAGAACTCGATGCCAAGATTCCGCAAGTATTGTATGGCACCAATTCGCTTGAAAATACAAACCTGAAGATAACCAACGAAAATCAAGCTCTACAATATAATCTGGATGTTGCAGCTTTGAAGAGCGAAAGTTTTGCTTTGAACAAAGTCAATATCAATGGTGATGTCGCCGATAATATCATTAATTATAACATCACGACCAAAGACGATAAAGACGCTACACAATTCCTGATTGCTGGTAACGCCAAATCGATGAATGACATTACAGAGATCTCTTTGAACCCGAATGGTTTGAAGTTGAATTATATGGATTGGGCCGTTGCTGACGGTAACAAGATCCAGATCGGAAGTCAGGGGATTTTTGCGGATAATTTCAGACTGTCAAATTCTGGAAGCGAGATCTTGGTTCAATCAGAAAACACGTCGCCAAACAGTCCTTTGAATGTCACTTTGAAAGATTTCAAAATCGAAACCATTACAGAGATCATTAAAAAAGATTCGCTGTTGGCAAAAGGAACGATCAACGGAACAGCGCAGTTGAGAGACTTGAACAAAAAAATGAATTTCAATGCAGACATCAATGTTTCCGACCTTTTTGTTTACGGAAGTCCAGTTGGGAATCTAGCTTTGAAGGCCAATAATACTTCGGCCGATGTCATCAATGCAGATATTGCGCTTTCCGGAAACGAAAATGATGTGAAGATCACTGGAAATTACAACACTGCAGCAAGTAGTTTTGACCTGAATCTGGCGATGAATCAACTTCAGATGAAAACGCTACAAGGCTTTTCTATGAATGCAATCACCAACACAGAAGGTTATCTCTCAGGTGATCTGAAAATTACAGGCACAACGACTGAACCGAAAATTCTCGGCGATGTGAAAATGAATAATGTCGGATTGATGATTGCGCAAACTGGAAGTGATTTCAGAAAGATCAATGATAAAATCGCGTTCACCAACCGAGGAATCGAGTTTGATGATTTCAAAATCAATGATAAGGACGGAAATTCGCTTAAGATCGACGGTCAGGTTTTGACTCAGACCTACAGGGATTTTGCCTTCAATCTTGACATCAATGCCAAAGATTTCAAAGTTGTGAATTCAGAAAAATCAAATGACGCTTTGATGTACGGGATCTTGTCTATCGACGCTGCTTTGAAGGTAAGAGGAAACCTAGACCTTCCAAAAGTCGATGGTAGACTGGCGGTTTCGGATGATACAGATTTTACATTTGTGTTGCCTCAATCAAGTCCATCGTTGCAGGAAAGAGACGGCATTGTAGAATTCATTGACCAAGACCAGATCGCATTGAACAAAACCATCGTTACAGATTCTTTGGCTGCCAAAAACCAGATCAAAGGAATGGACGTGAGTGTCAATATTGAAGTGAGCAAAGAAGCCAAAATGTCTGTGGTCATAGACAAAGCCAACGGTGATTTTGTGAAACTTCAAGGTGAAGCAGAATTGACCGGCGGAATCGACCCATCCGGAAAAACCACTTTGGTCGGCGTTTACGAAGTAGAGCAGGGAAGCTACGATATGACCGTGAGCCTTCTGAAACGTAAATTCGAGATCCAAAAAGGAAGTACAATCACCTGGACGGGCGAACCGACCGCAGCAACGCTTGACATCACGGCAGTTTATAAAACCCAAACCGCGCCGCTGGATCTTGTGGAACAGCAGATCAGTGGAGAAAGTGCCGCAATGCTCAATCAGTATAAACAGAGAATGGAATTCAATACTTTGCTTCAAATGAAAGGCGAACTGTTGAAACCGGTCATCACGTTTGATATTACGACGGATGAAAAAAATAACTCTATTTCTTCCAACGTAAAAGATGTTGTGGATCAAAAATTAGCACAACTAAGAACGGAAGAAAACGAAATGAATAAGCAGGTTTTCGCATTGCTTTTATTAAATAGATTTATCGGTGAAAATCCGTTTGAAAATAGTGCGGGACTTTCCACCGAAACTTTGGCGAGACAAAGTGTGAGCAAGATCCTATCGCAACAATTGAATAATTTGGCTTCCGATTTGATAAAAGGTGTTGACCTTAATTTTGATCTGGAATCCTCCGAAGATTATTCCACAGGAGCTCAAAACACCAGAACAGACCTGAATGTCGGCTTAAGCAAAAAACTACTGAATGACCGATTGAAAGTATCTGTAGGAAGTAACTTCGGATTGGAAGGCGATGCCAGACAAAACGAGAATACGACCAATATCGCAGGTGATGTCACAATCGACTACAGCCTCTCCAGAGATGGCAGATATATGTTGAGAGCTTACCGTAAGAACGAATATCAAGTCGCTTTGCAAGGACAGATCGTGGAAACAGGCGTTGGTTTCATCATCACTTTGGATTATGATAAATTCCGTGAGATTTTCCAGAGTTCCAAGCGTGAGAAAAGAAAATTAGAAAGACAAAAAAACAATAACCAAGTAGTAGATTTTAAATAA